The genomic DNA GGCCGGCAACAAGGGCTTCGAAGCGGCGATGGCCGCGGTCGAGTCCGCCGACCTCCGCGCCCGCCTGAAGACCCCGGCCGCCAAGCGCCGCGCGCGCTGACGGGCCGCGGAGGGACGCGTGAGCGGCCGCCGTCGCAAGTCCCGCGAGCTGGCCCTCCAGCTCCTCTACCAGAACGACCTCGCGGGCACCTTGCCCGCGGAAATGTTTCGGCGCACGGAGGAGTTCGTCGAGGCCCGGCCCGACGTGCAGGAGTACGCCGCGCGTCTCGTCGAAGGGACGCTCGCCCGACGTGACGAGCTGGACGCGAAGCTCTCCGAGCGCTCGGAACACTGGCGCCTCGGGCGCATGGCCGCGGTGGACCGCAACCTGCTCCGTCTCGCGCTCTACGAACTCCTCTTCGAGAACGACACTCCGGACGCCGTCGTCATCGACGAGGCGGTCGAGATCGCGAAGAAATTCTCGACGCCGTCTTCGGGCCCCTTCGTGAACGGAGTCCTCGACGGGATCCGTCGTGCCACCTACGGCCCGCGCCCCGCGGCCCCCGGGGACCCGGCGTGAAGCGGTTCGTCCTCGCCCTCGCGTTCATGGCCGCCGCGCCGTCGGCTCTCGCCGAGGGCCCGCGCACGGAGTGGGCCCAGTACCGTGTGGCCGGCGACGCGCCGTGGCGCTTCGCGCGCCCGGTCGAAGCGGCCGGCTATCGGGTCGTCCTGTCCAGTCCGGACGGGCGCGCTCTCGAAGCGCGGGTGGTCGTCGACTCGTCGCCTTTCGGCGCCGACGCGCCGTTCCCGCCGCCTCTCGACGCGCTCGAGCCCGAGGCCCGCGCGACGCTGGCCGAGCCCCGTCCGGAGGACGCCGCGCTGGAGGCGGCCTCGTCGCGGCTCCTCGCCGGCGCCGCGACGACACTCGAAGCCGTCGAGCGCGTGATTGCATTCACGTCGCGAAACGTCTCCTACAAGCTGCCGGACGGCAACGAGACGGCCGCCTCGGCGCTGCGGTCGGGCCGCGGCTCGTGCGTGGGCCGCTCGCTCCTCGCAGCCGAGCTTCTCCTGCGCGCGGGCGTGCCGGCGCGGCAAGTGACCGGCCTCCTCGTCGCGGCTGAACCGGCGGAGCTGACCCCCGAATCCCGGCTCGTCTACAACGCGGGCCTCGGCGGCGTCCGCCACCGATGGATCGAGGCCTTCGTGCCGGGCCTCGGCTGGGTGCCGTCGGACCCCGGCGGGCTTGCAAACACGGTCACGGCCCGGCACCTCGCTCTCTCCCGCCAGCCGGCCGCGTCGTTCCACGCCGGCGTTCTGTCGCGCTCGGCCGAGATCCGCCGCCCCGTCCTCGAGGGCGGCGAGGGCCGCATCACGCTCGCGCGCCCGCGCGGCCCCCTCGAAGGCGCGCCCTTCGATCCCGCGCCCCTCGCGGCTCCGCGTCCCGCCGGCCGGGACGACCGGCGTTGACTGCCGGCGCGGGCGCCCCCGGCGCGCCGCTGTCGATCCTCGTCGTCCTTCCTTCGCCGCCGCAGCGCCTTCTCGCCGTCGCCGCGCTGCGCGCGGCCCTGGAGCCGGGCGGACGCACGGTGGTGGCGGCCGAAGCCGGCTCGGCGTTCGAGGCGCTCTGGCTCGTGGCCCGCGGGCGGCCCGCCCTCGCGCTCGTCGCGCTGGACCTGCCGGTCCTTTCCGGCGACGAGCTCATGGCCCTCCTGCGCGCGCACCCGGAGCACCGCGAGCTCCCGGTGATTGCGGTCGCGGCGGCCTCCGACGCCGACGCGCTGGAGAGGTCCTCCGCGGCAGGCGCGGCCGCTCTTCTGCGCACGCCGTTCGATCCTCCCGCCGTCGCCGCCGCGCTCGCAGCCGCCGGCATTCCGGGGAGCCTGCCGTGAGTCGGCGCCCCTTCATCTCGGTCGTCCAGGAGACCGCTTCTCCGAAGGCCGAGGTGCGGCTCCACGCGGCGGCCGTGCTGTCCGGACTCGGCGGCACGGAGGCCGAAGAGGCGCTCGCGGGCTTGCTCTCGGATTCCGACCACCGCGTGCGTGCCCGCGCCGTGGAGGGGCTCGCGCACGCGGGACCGGCCGGCCGCGCGACCTGCACGGACATCCTGCTCGACCCGGCCTCGGGCGTGGCGGGAATCGCCGCGGCCCGCGCGCTCGCGGCGCGGGCCGGCGCCGGGGGCGTTCTTCTCGAGGCGCTCTCGAGCCCGTCTCCGGTCGTCCGCCTCCGCGCGGCGCGGGAGCTTCCGCCGCACGCGTCCGGGCCCGCCGTCGTCGCCGCCCTCGAGGCGGCCGTGCGCAGCGAGACCGACGCCGACGTGCACGCGGAGCTCCTTCTCGCTCTCGGGCGCACCGGCCGCACGGAAGCCGTGCCCGTTCTCCTTCGCGCCCTTCGCGACGGCAGTTCGTTCGACCGGGCCCACGCCGCGTGGGCGCTGGGCCTGCTGGGCGACCCCCGGGCGGCGGCCCGGCTCCTGCCGCTTCTCGACGAGCCGGGGATCGGCGCCTGCGCGCTGGCGGCGCTGTCGCGTCTGCCGGCGCCCGAGGCGGCGGAGGAACTAGCGCGGCGCGGAGCCCGGGACCCTGCCGCGGGCGCCGATCTTCTCGTCGCGCTCTCGAAGTCCGTCTGCAGCGCCCCCGGGGCCCGTCGCGCGGCGCGTGAGCTCGCTCTGGCCCTCCGTGACCGACGCCGCTCAGGCGGCACTCGTGGCGCCCGGTCTCCCGCGGGGCGCCGCGGGCGCCCTCGCGCGCCTCCTCGCCCGCCTCGACGCTGCGGGAGCGGCGGCGCTCGTCGTCCGTCAGGGACCCTATCCGGACGGCTACGGCCCGCTCGCGGAGCTTCCGCCCGAGCGCCTCGTCGAAGCGGCGCGCACCGCCCTCGTCGTCGACGACGCCGAGCCCGCCCTCGTGCTGCTCGTGCACGGCGGCGTGGCGGTGGACCCGGCGCGACTGCTCGCCCACGCGCATCCGCGCGCGAAGACCGCGGCGCTGAACCGGCTCGTGCCGGGCTCGACCCCGCTTCACGATCTCCTCGAGATCCTCGCGGACGACGATCCGGACACGGCCCTCGCGGCCGCGTGGGCGGTCTCGCGCGAAGCCGGGCGCGAGGACGGGGACCGCGCGCGAGCCGCCGCGACGGCGCTCCACGACCGCGCGAGCGGCCACGACGGCCCCGGGCGGGCCGCCGCGCTCACGGCGCTGCGCGAGCAGCCGGGTCCCGCGGCCGACGGCGCGCTGCGCTCCGCCTTCGGATCGGCGGATGCGGGCACCCGCGCCGCGGCTGCCGCGGCCGCGGCGTTCCGGCCCGAGCTGACCGAGCGCGACGTCCTGCCTCTCCTCGAGGACGACGACCCCACGGTCCGCGCCGAGGCGCTCCGGACGCTGACCCGTCTCGCGGGCGACGGCAGGTCGGCGATCGACTCACGGCGGATTCTCCGCTTCCTGAACGACGACGCCCCGGTGGCGGCCGCGGCCGGATCGCTCCTGGTCACCCTCGCGGGTGCCGAGCGGCCGCGGCTGGCCCGCGAGATGCTCGCGCAGAGAGGCGCCGTGCGGCGCGCCGCGCTCGAGACGATCGGGGATCTCGGCGACGCCGCAGCGGCCTCGGCCGTGGCCTTCGCGGTTGTCCACGAGGACGTGTCCACGGCCCGCGCCGTGCTCGAGGCCGCGGCGGCCGCGCCGCCTCCGGTCGCCGCCGACGCGGTTGCGAACGGCCTCACGGACCGCCGCCCCGAGGTTCGCATCGCGGCCGCCGGCGCCGCGGCCCGGGCGGGGGAGGACCTCGCGGCCGCTCTCGGGATCCCGCTGGCCGAGGCGCTGGACCGCGAGTCCGATCCGGAGGCGCGCGCCGCGCTGCTGCGCGCCGTCGCGGCGTCGGGGCGCGCGGACGCGATCGGCGCCGTCACGCGCGCTCTCGGCACGGAGGCCGACCGGTCCGAATCGCGCTTCGCCGCGGAGTCCCTCGCGCGCCGCTTCCCTGAAGCGGTCCGCGGCGCCTGGGGCGCCGCGCCGCCACGGGCGGGCCGGGCGTGGGGTGCGGCGATCGAGGCCGCGCGCCGTCCCGGCGCCCCGGCTCTTCCGGACGACGACGCCGACGCTCTCCGCCTTCTGGCGGCTCTCGCGCGGATGCGCACGGGGCTCGACCTCGACGCCGAGACCTTGCGGCCGCGGCTGGCGCTGCTCCTCGCCGCCGAAGGCTGGGCCGCGGGCTCGTTCCGGCAGCTCTGGCGCCGGATGCGTGATCTGCCCGCGGCCCACGCCCTCCTCGCGCGGCTGGTGGACTCCGTCGCCGACACGACGTCGCGGTTCTTCGGCGACCCCGGGGCGCTCGACGCCCTCGCCGGCGAGATCGCGCCGGAGCGGCTCCTGGCCCTCGGGGCCGACGGCACGCTCGACGTCTGGTGCGTGGGATGCGGCACCGGCGAGGAAGCCTGGTCGGCGGCGATCCGGCTCGCTGAGCGCGGTTTCGGGCCGAATCGACGGGTCCGGATACGCGGCACGGACCTTTCTCCGGCCGCGATCCGCCACGCGAAGGCGGGCGTCTACGGCCCGCATGCGCTGCGCGGCGTCGCGGAGGCGGTCCGGACGCGTCACTTCCAGCCGCTCTCGAACGGCCGCTACCGCGTGCGCGAGCCCCTCCGCGAAGCCGTCTACTTCGAGGCGCGCGCCCTCGCCGACGAACCTTCGGGCGCCGGCAAGCACGACGCGATCATCTGCCACGGTCTCCTCGCGCAGCTGCCCGCCGCGGCTCGCCCGGAGGCCGTCGAGCGCCTCGGCGCGTGCCTGAAGCCGGGAGGCTACCTGCTGCTCGGGCGCGAGGACCACGCGTACGCCGCGTCCGCGCCGCTCGCGCCGGTCCTGCTCGGGAGCGACCTCGCCTACCGGACGCCGGGCGCGGTCGTTTACACTCGCGCGCTCTCATGACGAATCCCACCGTCCCCCCCTCGCGCAGCGACGAAATCCGGCGAATCGAGACCAAGTGGCGCGAGCGCTGGGAACAGGATCGCGCCGCCTTCGTGGACACGGGCAAGCCCGCGGGCGACGGCACGTATCTCCTCGTGATGCTGCCGTACCCCTCGGGCGACCGGCTGCACGTCGGGCATGCCCGGACGTACTTCCTGACGGACGCGCTCCACCGCTATCTCCGCCAGCGCGGGCGGACGATCCTCTGCCCCATGGGCTGGGACGCGTTCGGGCTGCCGGCCGAGAACTACGCGATCCAGAAGGGGATCCACCCCCACACCTCGACGCTCGCAAACATCGCGGCGATGAAGGAGCAGTTCCGGGCGTGGGGCGTCCTCTACGACTGGACGAAGGAAGTCACCACCTGCGAGCCGGCCTACTACCACTGGAACCAGTGGTTCTTCCTGAAGCTCCTCGAGAAGGGCCTCGCCGTGCGGCGGAAGTCCGCCGTGAACTGGTGCCCCTCGTGCGAGACGGTGCTCGCGAACGAGCAGGCCGAGGGCGGCGTCTGCGAGCGCTGCAAGACGCCGGTCGTCCAGCGCGAGCTCGAGCAGTGGTTCCTGAAGATCACGGACTACGCCGAGAGCCTGCTCGCCGGGCTCGACACGCTCGGGAAGTGGCCCGAGAAAGTCGTCACGATGCAGCGCAACTGGATCGGGAAGTCGGTTGGCGCCGACCTCGACTTCGCGATCCCCGCGCTCGGCGAGAGCGTGCGCGTCTTCACGACGCGCCCCGACACCGTTTACGGGGCGACGGCTCTCATCCTCGCCCCCGAGCACGCGCTCGTCCCGCGCCTGATCGCGAATCATCCGGACAAGGCCGGGCTGCAGGCCTGGGTCACGTCCGTTCGCGAACAGGAGCGCATCGCGCGCGAGGCCGAGGGCGCAGAGAAGGACGGCCGGGACACGGGCGTCAAGGCGATCAACCCGTTCACCGGGCAGGAAATCCCGGTGTGGCTCGCGAACTTCGTCATCGCGGACTACGGCACCGGCGCGCTCATGGCCGTCCCCGCGCACGACACGCGCGACTTCGAGTTCGCGACGAAGTACGGGATTCCGATCGTGAAAGTCATTGAGGAAGAGAAGAAAGAAGATTTGCTTAGAAAGGAAGAGGGGCAGGCCGACGCCCCCAGCGGCGACGGCGCTCCTTCGGCCGCTTATACGGGCGAAGGCCGCCTCATCGCCTCTGGCCCATTCTCAGCAAAATCTTCTTCCGAGGCCCGCGAGCTGATCGCTCAGGACGCCGCTTCGCGAGGGATCGGCGGCCCGCGCATCCGGTACCGCCTCCGCGACTGGCTCATTTCCCGCCAGCGCTACTGGGGAACCCCGATCCCCATGGTCAAGTGCGAGAAGGACGGCTGGGTGCCGGTGCCGGAGAAGGACCTGCCGATCGTCCTCCCGGCCGACGCGCCGTTCACGGGGAAGGGCGGAAATCCGCTCGAAAAGGTCGCCTCCTTCGTGAACACGACGTGCCCGAAGTGCGGCGGCCCCGCGCGGCGCGAGACGGACACGATGGACACGTTCGTGGACTCGTCCTGGTATTACCTCAGGTACCTCGACCCCGCGAACGACAAGGCACCGTTCGACGCGGCCCGCGCCGCCGAGTGGGCGCCCGTCGACCAGTACATCGGCGGAATCGAGCACGCGATCCTCCACCTCCTGTACGCGCGCTTCTTCGCGCGCGTCATGAAGGACCTCGGTCTCATCACGTTCGAGGAGCCGTTCTCCGCGCTGTTCAACCAGGGAATGATCACGCGCCAGTCCCCGACCGGGCGCGTCGAGAAGATGTCGAAGTCGCGCGGCAACGCCGTGTCGCTCGACCCGCTCATCGCGGAGAAGGGCGCCGACGCCGTCCGGGCGTTCGTTCTTTTCCTCGGACCGCCCGAGAAGGACGCCGAATGGAGCGACGAGGGCATCAGCGGACCGGAGCGCTTCCTCGGGCGCGTCCGGATGGCCGTGGAGCGCTTCGTCGCGACGGGCGCCGACGTGCGCGGCGAGCCCGCGGCGGCCGACACGCCGGCGGCGCGCGCCCGACACATGGCCGTCAAGAAGCTCACGGAGGACTTCGACGCGTTCTCCTTCCACACGGCCGTCGCGCACCTCATGGAGTTCGGCACGCACGCGGCCGGCCTCGTCGGCGACGCGAAGGCCGACAGGGGAGAGACCGCGGCGACGCTCCGCGCGCTCGTCGCGCTCCTCCATCCCATCGCCCCCCACCTCTCCGAGGAGCTGAACGAGAAGCTCGGCGGCACGAAGAGCCTCCTCGTCTCCGGCTGGCCGGCGTTCGACCCGAAGCTCGCGGTGGAGGAAATCGCGACGATTGCCGTGCAGATCTCAGGGAAGGTGCGGGGCGAGCTCAAGATCCGAAGAGGATCTTCTGAGAAGGAAGTCGTAGCGGCGGCCGAAGCCGAGCCTGTCGTGGCTCGCTGGCTCGAGGGCAAGCAGCGCGTGAAGACCATCTGGGTGCAGGACCGGCTACTGAATCTCGTCGTGCGATGAACCAGACAGTGCCGCGCCGCGCCTCTTGTTCTTCCTCTTCACCTTTCAAAGAAATCTTCCTCTTCTCTTTCTTCCTCTTCTTCCTTTTGTCCCTGACGAGCTGCGGCTATTCGCTCGTCGGCACCGGTGCGAGCGCGATCCCGGCGACCGTCAAGACGGTCTGGGTGCCGACGTTCATCAACGACACGACGGTCGTGACCGCCGAGCAGAAGCTCACCGATGCGGTCTTGCGAGAGCTTTCGGTCCGCGGACGCCTGAAACCGGTGCCGGATCGCACGCAGGCGGACGCGGAGCTGATCGGACGCCTGACCTCGCTGAGCCTCACGCCGGTCCGCTTCGACGATGCGGGCCTCGCGGTCGAGTATCAGCTGACGATCACGGCGAACGTCTCCCTCGCCGAGAAGTCGACGGAGAAGGTCCTGTTCAAGGAGCCGTCGTTCGTGTTCCGCCAGCCCTACAACGTGCCGGGGAGCTCGAAGTCGTACTACGACCGGGAGCGGGAAGCGATCGAGGCCCTGGCGCGACCGTTCGCCCAGAGCCTCGTCACGACCATCCTGGAAGGGTTCTAGGGGTCCGCGGGTTTCAGGCCGGAGTGCCTGAACCGCCCATCCGGGGATAGACTGAGCCCCGGAGAAGTCCATGAAGACCGCCGCGATTCGCCCGATGAAGACCGTGACGCTGAGCCAGCTCAGGAGCCGCGCCCGCAAGACATCGCGTAGCGGCGAGGCCGTGCTCGTGACCGAGCGCGGAAAGCCTCTCGGCGTCTTCCGCCCTCTCCCATATCCCGACCAGTCAATCCCGCTCGACGAGCGCCGCAAGCTCTATTTGAAGACCAGCAGGAAACTTGCCCGGCAGTTGGATGCGAAGGGCATCACCGAAGAGCAGCTCCAGCGTGATTTTGAAGCCCTTCGAAAGAATCGCCGCAGACAGTAACGTCATCCTCTCGGCCGCGGTCGCCCGCGCGGCAGCGCGCGTCTTCCAGCGCGCGAAGGGGCTCGAGATCGTGACCACCAACGCGAATTTCGAGGAGATCCAGACGCATCTGCCCACGCTGGCACAGCAATACGCGCTGGACGAGGCCGACGTGGTCGAGAACCTCCGGGTTCTGCCCTTGAGGATCTACCCGCCCGTCTTCTACGAAAGCCACCTCGCCGAGGCCCGTCGCTACCTCGGCAGACGTGATCCGAGTGACGTCCCGCTGGCCGCCCTCGCACTCAAGCTCGAAATCCCGATCTGGTCCAACGACCGCGACTTCGAGGAGGTACCGCTCATCGTTTACCCGACCGCCAGGCTGCTGAAGATCCTCGGCCTCTGATGGCGAGGAGCACTCGCACGAGTCTTTGAGGCGCCCGGCCCCCGAAACCTCATGAGATCGAGATCTCGGGGGCTGGTCCGGATCTAGCAGCCCCTACTTCGCCTTCTTGGCGGCCTTGGGAGCCTTCTTCGGGGCGGCCGGCGCGGGCGGCGCTCCGGCGGCCTTCGCGGCCTTGTTCGTCGTCTTCGTGATGCGCGACTTCAGGCGCGAGGCGGTCTTCTTGTGGAGGACGCCCTTGCGGACGGCGACGTCCAGCTCGGACATCGCGTTCGAGAGCATGCCGCCGACCTGGCCGCCTCGGTCTCGGCGGTCTTGCGGAGGTTCTTGACGATGTTGCGGACGCGCGTGACGACGGAGCGGTTGCGGGCGCGGCGCTTCTCGCTCTGTCCGGCGCGCTTCTTGGCCTGTTTGGTGTTTGCCATTTCGGGGGAGGTCCCTTTCTCTTTCTTTCGTGTGCTTACCGGGCGTCGCCGCCGAGCGCCTTGAGCCGCTGGCGCGCGCTCTTGGCCTCGTCGGATCCCGGGAACTGGTTGACGACGTAGTTGAGCTCGACCATCGCCTGGGCCTTCTCGCCGAGTTCGAGGTGGGCGAGTCCCTTCTTCAGGTGGGCGGCGGCGGCCTTGTCGCTCTGCGGATACGTGCGGAACAGCTTGTCGTAGGCCGCGATCGCCTCGTGCGGCTTCTTCTGCGCCGACCAGCACTCGCCCGCCCAGTAAAGGGCGTCGTCGGAGAGGTCGGTGCGGGGGAACTTCTCGGCGTAGTCCTCGAAGCCCTGGCGGGAGAGGTCGTAGCGGCCGCGCTGGTAGTCGGCCGTGGCCTGCGCGAAGAGGTCGGCGGGGGAAATGCCCCCGCCCTTCGGCGCCGACGCCGCGGCAGCCGCGCCCGCTGCGGGAACCGCGACGAGGCCGCCGGCGGCCGTGGGAGCGGCGGCCGGGGCCGCAGCGCCGCCCGGTCCGGGCGGGGCCAGTGCGGAGGCGGCGGCGGAGCTGGACCGGGACTGAACTTCGGCGATCTGCTGCGAGAGCTGCGAGAGCCGCCGGTTCGTGTCCTCGAGCTTGCCGGCGAGCGTCTGCATCTCGCGGGTGAGCTCGTCGAACTTCGCCCCGAGATCGGCGTTCGACCGCAGGAGCGTGGCCGACTGCTTCGCGAGGGAGTCGTTGAGCTTGGCCATCTCGTCCTTGGAGGACGACTGCTTCTGGAGCGCATCGACCTGCTTTTCGACGACGCCGACGTGCTTGTGCAGACCGTCGATATCGCTGCTGCTCACGCACCCGGCCGCGGACGCGAGAAGGCCCGCGGCCGCGAGCGCCCCGAGCCCCCTCACGCGCGTCACTTCGCCGTCACGACGAAATGCCCGCGGCGGTTCTTCGCCCACGAGTCCTCGTCGTGTCCGGTCGCGAAGGGGCGCTCCTTGCCGTACGACACCGACTTGACGCGGCCGGCGTCGATGCCGAGGGAGACGAGGTACTCCTTGGCGGAGTTCGCGCGGCGGTCGCCGAGCGCGAGGTTGTACTGCGCCGTCCCGCGCTCGTCGCAGTGGCCCTCGATCGTGAAGAGGATCGTCGGGTGGGACTTGAGCCACGCCGCGTTGGCGGCGAGGACGTCGCGGGCGTCGCCGCGGAGGTCGGCCTTGTCGTAGTCGAAGAACACGGGTTTCAGGTAGCTCGAGACGCGGTCGAGGGACATCGCCTTGATGTCCTCTTCCGCCGAGCGCGGCGTGGGCTTCGGCGTCGGGGCGGGCGTCGGCTCGAGGGTGACGACGGTGGGCGTCGGCGTCGTCGGGGGCGGCGGAGGCGGCTCCGGCGCGGGCTTCGGGGAGCAGGCCACGACGAGCGCCACGGCCGCGAGAGCAAGGGTTCCGGTCTTCACGAGGTTCTTCATGGGGCAAGTCCTTCCGTTCTGAGAGAAAAAGATGCGAATGATTCCCGGAGGCGTGACTTCCGCCCCGGGAGAGAGGTTTCTATTCTAGCGTCTTGATCCACGCGGGCGAGAAATTGTTCCCCGTCGACGTCACGATGCGCATCGCGGAGCCGTCCGCGTTCGCCACCGCGATCTGCGTCGAGCTGCCCCGCATGACCTCCCACGCCACCTTCGTGCCGTCGGGCGACCACGTGGGGTTCTCGTGCGCGCCGGGGCCCTCGGAGATCTGCAGGGTGCGGCCCGTCCCGATCTCCATGACGCAGATCTGGAAGTCGCCGTCGTTGCGGCACGCGAACGCGACCCGTCCGCCGTCCGGCGAGAAGGCCGCCTCGTCGTTCCAGCTCCCGGCGAGCGAGACGCGGCGGACGTTCGCCCCCTCGAGATCCATCATGTAGATCTGCGGCGAGCCCTGGCGATTGGACGTGAAGGCGAGCTCGCGGCCGTTCGGGGACCAGCGGGGCGTGGAGTCGATCGCGACGTTCTCCGTGAGCCGTTTCAGGTTCGATCCGTCCGTCTGGACGGTGTAGATCTCCGGATTCCCCTTCACGCTCCCGCAAAACGCGATCGTCTTGCCGTCCGGCGAGAACGAGGGGGACGCGTTGAGCTGCGTGGAGAGAGGGATACGGAATTTGTCGGCGCCGTCCCGGCCGATGAGAAACACTCCCGGATTGTCCTTTTCGTACGACTGGTAGACGAGTTTCTTCCCGTCCGGGGACCAGTCGGGGGCGAGAGAGAGCGTGCGCGAGTTCGTGACCCGGCGCTGGGTCTCGCCGTCGAAGTCCATCGTGTAGACCTCCTTCACGCGCGGCTCGTCGCGGTCGGAGACGAAGGCGATCTTCGTGAGGTACGGTCCGGGCTTTCCGGTGAACTGGCGCGTGAGGTCGTTTGCGAGCGTGTGGGCGATGCGCCGGGAGGCCGCGACGGGGCCCGAGTACTTCTTTGCGAGGATCGGCTGGAGGGTCCCGAGGTCGTAGAGCTGGGCCTCGATGACGATCTGCGTGTCGGTCTCCTGTGCGAGCCGCGTGTCGAGGAGGTATTGGGCCGACGCCGCTCTCCACTGGTCGCCCTCCGCACGGTTGCGCGGCGGGCGGAGGCCCTTCGGGTAGAGCGTCGGGTCCGAGACGAGGAAGACGCGCGAGCCCGACAGGTCGTCGTTGAGCGTCGTGAAGAACGGGTCGACGGCCCCCTTCTGTAGCTCCGGCTTGAGCGAGGCGATCGTGACGGGGATCGCGAGCGGGATCCGCGCGCCCTTGGCCCCGAGGATGTCGATGACGACGTTGCTCGGAAGCGACGAGACCGGCGGCGCGACGGGGCCGGTGCCGGGCTTTCCGTTGGCCGGCGTGGGCTGGGCATGTGCGCCCGCCGCGGCGGCGGCGAGGACGGCGGCGGCCAGGATGCGGATCGGTGTCGGACGGTTCACGAAGCCTCCCATGACGACGGTTCTCAGCGGAATCGCAGGTGGACGCCGAGCTGCTCGTTGCGGTAGTCGTTCGGCAGCGGCGGAAGCGGGTTCGCGGCGTAGACGGCGCGGACGGCGGCGCGGTCGTAGTAGCTCGCCCCGGAGCCGGATTCGACCTTCACGTCCGTGACCTGGCCCGAGCGCTGGATGCGGAAGGAAACGGTGCAGAGCGACCCGTCGGGAGCGTCCGGACGGAACCAGTTCGCGCCGATGAGCGAGACGAGCTGCTGGACGTAGTACGAGAACGGGAAGTCGGCGTCGAACGCGGCCACGTCGGCGCCGAAGCTCAGCGACGCGCCTGTCCCTCCGGCGGTTCCGCTCGGGAGACCCGGCGCGCTGGGAAGGTCGACCGCGGGCGCGCCCTTCCCGGGGGCCGCCGCGGGCTTCGGGGGCGTGGGCTTGACCTTGGCGGACTTCAGGGAGGGCATCGCGTTCGGCGACGGCTCGATCTTCTCGACCTGTTTCTTCTCGATGACGGGCCGGGCCTTCACGGGCTCGGGGACCGGTTCGGCGACCGGAGCAGGCGCCACCGGAGCGGGCGCGGCCTCCGGCCGTCCGAGTGCGGCCGGGCTGACGACGCGAACCGGGAGCGAGATGGGAATCGCGACCGGCACGCGCCGCTGGCGGCTCGTGAGGATCACGGCGGCGGCGAAGGCGGCGTGAGCGAGGATCGAAAGCCCGGCCGCGAGAGAGAGGCGCCCGGCCGCCGCGCGCGCGCCGCGAGAGGATCTCCGAGACCGTGAGCGGAGCGCCGACGGCCGCCGTGTTCACGGCCACGTCGCGGCCTCTTTCAACGACGGTCCTCCGACTTCAGCTCCGTGACCATGCCGAGACTCTCCACCCCCAGCCGGTTGAGCGTGTCCATCATTTCGACCACCGAACCGTAGGGAAGGTTCCGGTCCGCCTTGAGGTAGACGGACTTGTCCCGGCGCCGGGAGAGGATGAGCTGGAGACGGTCCTTGAGTTGCGCTTTGGCGACGGGCGTTTCGTTGAGGTAGTAGCCCCCGCTCTTCGTGATCGACAGGATCAGGGGATCCTCGGGAGTCTTCGGGAGATTCTGGGCGACGGATTTCGGCAGCTGCACTTCCACCCCCTGGTGGAGGAGTGGCGCCGTGACCATGAAGATCACGAGGAGGACGAGCATGACGTCCACGAGGGGCGTCACGTTGATGTCGTGGAAGGCGTCCGCGTCGTCGTCCAACCGGAATGACACGGCAGCCTCAGGTGAAGTGGCGCTCGGCCAGGTTCATGAACTCGAGCGCGAAGTCCCGCATCTCGCCGCGCGCCGCGCGGACGGGGGCGGTGAAGTTGTTGTACGCGATGAGGGCCGGGACCGCTGCGACGAGGCCCGCGGCGGTGTTGATCAGGGCTTCTGCGATCCCGGGCGCCACGACGACGATCGACGTCGAGCCCTTCGACGCGATCTGCGAGAACGAGATCAGGATGCCCATGACCGTGCCGAAGAGGCCGATGAACGGCGTCGCGGAGGCGGTGGTCGCGAGGAACGAGAGCCCCCGCGTGAGGCGCGTC from Acidobacteriota bacterium includes the following:
- the nusB gene encoding transcription antitermination factor NusB; amino-acid sequence: MSGRRRKSRELALQLLYQNDLAGTLPAEMFRRTEEFVEARPDVQEYAARLVEGTLARRDELDAKLSERSEHWRLGRMAAVDRNLLRLALYELLFENDTPDAVVIDEAVEIAKKFSTPSSGPFVNGVLDGIRRATYGPRPAAPGDPA
- a CDS encoding transglutaminase domain-containing protein gives rise to the protein MKRFVLALAFMAAAPSALAEGPRTEWAQYRVAGDAPWRFARPVEAAGYRVVLSSPDGRALEARVVVDSSPFGADAPFPPPLDALEPEARATLAEPRPEDAALEAASSRLLAGAATTLEAVERVIAFTSRNVSYKLPDGNETAASALRSGRGSCVGRSLLAAELLLRAGVPARQVTGLLVAAEPAELTPESRLVYNAGLGGVRHRWIEAFVPGLGWVPSDPGGLANTVTARHLALSRQPAASFHAGVLSRSAEIRRPVLEGGEGRITLARPRGPLEGAPFDPAPLAAPRPAGRDDRR
- a CDS encoding response regulator; protein product: MTAGAGAPGAPLSILVVLPSPPQRLLAVAALRAALEPGGRTVVAAEAGSAFEALWLVARGRPALALVALDLPVLSGDELMALLRAHPEHRELPVIAVAAASDADALERSSAAGAAALLRTPFDPPAVAAALAAAGIPGSLP
- a CDS encoding leucine--tRNA ligase — translated: MTNPTVPPSRSDEIRRIETKWRERWEQDRAAFVDTGKPAGDGTYLLVMLPYPSGDRLHVGHARTYFLTDALHRYLRQRGRTILCPMGWDAFGLPAENYAIQKGIHPHTSTLANIAAMKEQFRAWGVLYDWTKEVTTCEPAYYHWNQWFFLKLLEKGLAVRRKSAVNWCPSCETVLANEQAEGGVCERCKTPVVQRELEQWFLKITDYAESLLAGLDTLGKWPEKVVTMQRNWIGKSVGADLDFAIPALGESVRVFTTRPDTVYGATALILAPEHALVPRLIANHPDKAGLQAWVTSVREQERIAREAEGAEKDGRDTGVKAINPFTGQEIPVWLANFVIADYGTGALMAVPAHDTRDFEFATKYGIPIVKVIEEEKKEDLLRKEEGQADAPSGDGAPSAAYTGEGRLIASGPFSAKSSSEARELIAQDAASRGIGGPRIRYRLRDWLISRQRYWGTPIPMVKCEKDGWVPVPEKDLPIVLPADAPFTGKGGNPLEKVASFVNTTCPKCGGPARRETDTMDTFVDSSWYYLRYLDPANDKAPFDAARAAEWAPVDQYIGGIEHAILHLLYARFFARVMKDLGLITFEEPFSALFNQGMITRQSPTGRVEKMSKSRGNAVSLDPLIAEKGADAVRAFVLFLGPPEKDAEWSDEGISGPERFLGRVRMAVERFVATGADVRGEPAAADTPAARARHMAVKKLTEDFDAFSFHTAVAHLMEFGTHAAGLVGDAKADRGETAATLRALVALLHPIAPHLSEELNEKLGGTKSLLVSGWPAFDPKLAVEEIATIAVQISGKVRGELKIRRGSSEKEVVAAAEAEPVVARWLEGKQRVKTIWVQDRLLNLVVR
- a CDS encoding methyltransferase domain-containing protein, with protein sequence MTDAAQAALVAPGLPRGAAGALARLLARLDAAGAAALVVRQGPYPDGYGPLAELPPERLVEAARTALVVDDAEPALVLLVHGGVAVDPARLLAHAHPRAKTAALNRLVPGSTPLHDLLEILADDDPDTALAAAWAVSREAGREDGDRARAAATALHDRASGHDGPGRAAALTALREQPGPAADGALRSAFGSADAGTRAAAAAAAAFRPELTERDVLPLLEDDDPTVRAEALRTLTRLAGDGRSAIDSRRILRFLNDDAPVAAAAGSLLVTLAGAERPRLAREMLAQRGAVRRAALETIGDLGDAAAASAVAFAVVHEDVSTARAVLEAAAAAPPPVAADAVANGLTDRRPEVRIAAAGAAARAGEDLAAALGIPLAEALDRESDPEARAALLRAVAASGRADAIGAVTRALGTEADRSESRFAAESLARRFPEAVRGAWGAAPPRAGRAWGAAIEAARRPGAPALPDDDADALRLLAALARMRTGLDLDAETLRPRLALLLAAEGWAAGSFRQLWRRMRDLPAAHALLARLVDSVADTTSRFFGDPGALDALAGEIAPERLLALGADGTLDVWCVGCGTGEEAWSAAIRLAERGFGPNRRVRIRGTDLSPAAIRHAKAGVYGPHALRGVAEAVRTRHFQPLSNGRYRVREPLREAVYFEARALADEPSGAGKHDAIICHGLLAQLPAAARPEAVERLGACLKPGGYLLLGREDHAYAASAPLAPVLLGSDLAYRTPGAVVYTRALS